A genomic stretch from Photobacterium atrarenae includes:
- the nusA gene encoding transcription termination factor NusA, producing the protein MNKEILAVVEAVSNEKAVPRERIFEALEIALATATKKKYEAEIDVRVAIDRKTGHFDTFRRWKAVEEVTQPTLEITLEAAQYDDETIQLDDFVEEEIESVTFDRITTQTAKQVIVQKVREAERAQVVEQFIDNEGELITGVVKKVNRDAVVIDLGNNAEAVIQRDDQLPRENFRPGDRVRGLLYAVRPEARGFQLFMTRSKPEMLSELFRIEVPEIGEELIELMGAARDPGSRAKIAVKTNDKRIDPVGACVGMRGARVQAVSGELGGERIDIVLWDENPAQFVINAMAPAEVSSIIVDEDNHTMDIAVEQDNLAQAIGRNGQNVRLASQLTGWELNVMTVEDLQKKHQEEAQESIEVFTKHLDIDEDFATVLVEEGFTTLEEVAYVPVAELLAVDGLDEDMVEELRSRAKEALTTLALAQEESFEGVEPAEDLLGLDGLERDMAFKLAAKGVSTLEDLADQGTDDLIDIEGLDEAKAGELIMAARNICWFSDEA; encoded by the coding sequence ATGAACAAAGAAATCTTGGCTGTCGTTGAAGCGGTATCCAATGAGAAAGCTGTACCTCGTGAGCGTATCTTCGAAGCACTAGAGATCGCGCTGGCTACAGCGACTAAGAAAAAATACGAAGCGGAAATCGACGTCCGAGTTGCCATCGATCGTAAAACGGGTCACTTCGATACGTTCCGTCGTTGGAAAGCCGTTGAGGAAGTGACTCAGCCGACGCTGGAAATCACCCTGGAAGCGGCCCAGTATGATGACGAGACGATCCAACTGGATGATTTCGTCGAAGAAGAAATCGAATCAGTGACGTTCGACCGCATCACCACCCAAACCGCCAAGCAAGTGATCGTGCAGAAAGTTCGCGAAGCTGAGCGTGCCCAGGTTGTTGAACAATTTATCGACAACGAAGGGGAGCTGATCACTGGTGTGGTGAAGAAAGTAAACCGTGATGCCGTGGTGATTGACCTGGGCAACAACGCAGAAGCGGTGATCCAGCGTGATGACCAGCTGCCGCGTGAAAACTTCCGCCCGGGTGACCGCGTGCGTGGCTTGCTGTATGCTGTACGCCCTGAAGCGCGTGGCTTCCAGCTGTTCATGACCCGCTCTAAGCCGGAAATGCTGTCTGAGCTGTTCCGCATCGAGGTGCCGGAAATTGGCGAAGAGCTGATTGAGCTGATGGGCGCGGCCCGTGATCCGGGTTCCCGTGCGAAAATTGCAGTGAAGACCAACGATAAGCGGATTGACCCGGTCGGCGCGTGTGTTGGTATGCGTGGTGCCCGTGTTCAGGCGGTTTCCGGTGAGCTGGGTGGTGAGCGTATTGATATCGTGCTGTGGGATGAAAACCCGGCACAATTTGTGATTAATGCGATGGCGCCGGCTGAAGTCAGCTCCATTATTGTCGATGAAGACAACCACACGATGGACATCGCGGTTGAGCAGGACAATCTGGCTCAGGCGATTGGTCGCAACGGTCAGAACGTTCGCCTGGCTTCTCAGCTGACCGGCTGGGAGCTGAACGTGATGACGGTTGAAGATCTGCAGAAGAAACACCAGGAAGAAGCACAAGAGTCGATTGAGGTGTTCACCAAGCATCTGGATATTGACGAAGATTTTGCCACGGTTCTGGTTGAAGAAGGCTTCACCACGCTGGAAGAAGTTGCTTATGTTCCGGTTGCTGAACTCCTGGCTGTTGATGGCCTGGATGAAGACATGGTTGAAGAGCTACGTAGCCGTGCGAAAGAAGCACTGACGACCCTTGCTTTGGCCCAGGAAGAGTCTTTTGAAGGTGTTGAGCCTGCGGAAGATCTGCTTGGTCTGGACGGCCTGGAACGCGATATGGCGTTTAAACTTGCGGCGAAAGGCGTAAGCACGCTGGAAGATCTGGCTGATCAGGGCACCGATGATCTGATTGATATCGAAGGCCTGGACGAAGCAAAAGCGGGCGAGCTGATCATGGCTGCACGTAATATCTGCTGGTTCAGCGACGAAGCCTAA
- the rimP gene encoding ribosome maturation factor RimP gives MTALEMQLTELLEAPVVALGYELVGLEFIRAGEHSTLRVFIDHENGITVDDCADVSRQISAVMDVEDPITVAYNLEVSSPGLERPLFKTAHYQQFIGHEVSLVLKMAMDNRRKWKGDIVAVDGEIITLKVDGNEETFALSNISKANLVPKF, from the coding sequence TTGACAGCTTTAGAGATGCAATTAACTGAATTGCTTGAAGCACCTGTAGTTGCTTTGGGCTATGAGCTGGTCGGCCTGGAGTTTATCCGCGCCGGTGAGCATTCAACATTGCGTGTATTCATTGACCATGAAAATGGGATCACGGTCGATGACTGTGCCGATGTGAGCCGCCAGATTAGTGCCGTGATGGATGTTGAAGATCCGATCACTGTTGCCTACAACCTGGAGGTTTCCTCCCCTGGTCTGGAAAGGCCGCTGTTTAAAACAGCACACTATCAGCAATTTATTGGCCACGAGGTCAGCCTGGTATTGAAAATGGCGATGGACAATCGCCGCAAGTGGAAGGGCGACATTGTTGCCGTTGACGGTGAGATAATCACGTTGAAAGTTGATGGCAATGAAGAAACCTTTGCACTAAGCAATATTTCCAAGGCCAACCTGGTTCCAAAATTCTAA
- the secG gene encoding preprotein translocase subunit SecG, with the protein MYEILLVIYLLAALGVIGLVLVQQGKGADMGASFGAGASGTLFGASGSGNFLTRMTAICATVFFAISLVLGNISAEQAKETSSWEDLSAPATEQVAQPTENAPVHSDIPQ; encoded by the coding sequence ATGTACGAAATTCTACTTGTGATTTATCTGTTGGCTGCGCTTGGTGTTATTGGCCTGGTTTTGGTTCAACAAGGTAAAGGCGCAGATATGGGAGCTTCATTCGGGGCTGGCGCTTCAGGAACATTGTTCGGCGCAAGCGGCTCTGGAAACTTTCTGACCCGAATGACTGCAATTTGTGCGACGGTGTTTTTTGCCATCAGCCTGGTACTGGGAAATATTAGTGCAGAGCAAGCAAAAGAAACCAGCAGCTGGGAAGACTTAAGCGCCCCGGCCACCGAACAGGTTGCACAACCAACTGAGAATGCACCCGTGCATAGTGACATTCCTCAGTAA
- the glmM gene encoding phosphoglucosamine mutase, whose translation MAERKYFGTDGIRGLVGQSPITPDFVLKLGWAAGRVLSKQGTKKVLIGKDTRISGYMLESALEAGLAAAGLQAAFTGPMPTPAVAYLTRTFRAEAGIVISASHNPYYDNGIKFFSSEGTKLPDEIELAIEEEMDKPLTCVESAMLGKAHRINDAAGRYIEFCKGTFPSELSLAGYKIVVDCAHGATYHIAPNVFKELGAEVITLGCEPNGTNINDKVGATDVAALQAKVLEEQAHFGIALDGDGDRVIMVDDEGNKVDGDQIAYIIARDALRRGELKGGVVGTLMTNLGMEVALKNLGIPFVRAKVGDRYVMEELKKHSWLIGAENSGHVILLDKVTTGDGIVAGLQVMASIVGSKMSLKDLCDGMTMYPQVLENVRFAGDANPLESEAVLAAQAEVEAKLGDSGRVLLRKSGTEPLIRVMVEGKDADLVKESALAIAQAVKDNC comes from the coding sequence ATGGCTGAACGTAAGTATTTTGGTACGGATGGGATTCGTGGTCTGGTGGGTCAGTCGCCAATCACGCCGGACTTCGTACTGAAACTTGGTTGGGCGGCAGGCCGTGTCCTGTCAAAGCAGGGCACCAAGAAAGTCCTGATTGGTAAAGATACCCGGATCTCCGGCTATATGCTGGAATCGGCACTGGAAGCCGGGCTGGCGGCAGCAGGCCTGCAGGCGGCGTTTACCGGTCCGATGCCAACCCCGGCCGTGGCGTACCTGACACGGACGTTCCGTGCAGAAGCGGGGATCGTGATTTCAGCCTCGCACAACCCGTATTACGATAACGGGATCAAGTTCTTCTCCTCTGAAGGGACCAAACTGCCGGATGAGATCGAGCTGGCGATTGAAGAAGAAATGGATAAGCCGCTGACCTGTGTAGAGTCTGCGATGTTAGGGAAAGCTCACCGTATCAATGATGCGGCGGGTCGCTATATCGAGTTCTGTAAAGGGACTTTCCCGTCCGAGCTGAGCCTGGCCGGGTATAAAATTGTGGTGGACTGCGCGCACGGCGCCACTTATCACATTGCGCCGAATGTATTCAAAGAGCTGGGCGCGGAAGTGATCACTCTGGGTTGTGAACCGAATGGGACCAACATCAACGACAAAGTCGGCGCGACGGATGTGGCGGCGCTGCAGGCCAAGGTACTTGAAGAGCAAGCGCACTTCGGGATTGCCCTGGATGGCGACGGCGACCGGGTGATTATGGTGGATGACGAAGGCAACAAGGTCGATGGCGATCAGATTGCTTACATCATTGCCCGCGATGCGCTGCGCCGCGGTGAACTCAAAGGTGGTGTGGTTGGCACCCTGATGACCAACCTGGGGATGGAAGTTGCCCTTAAGAACCTGGGGATCCCGTTTGTCCGAGCCAAGGTCGGGGACCGCTACGTGATGGAAGAGCTGAAAAAGCACAGCTGGCTGATTGGTGCCGAGAACTCCGGTCATGTCATCTTGCTTGATAAGGTGACCACGGGAGACGGGATTGTTGCCGGCCTGCAGGTGATGGCCTCGATTGTCGGTAGCAAGATGTCGCTGAAAGATCTCTGTGACGGCATGACCATGTACCCGCAGGTGTTGGAAAATGTCCGCTTTGCCGGTGATGCGAATCCGCTGGAGTCGGAAGCCGTCTTGGCCGCGCAGGCGGAAGTTGAAGCTAAACTGGGAGATAGCGGTCGCGTGCTGTTGCGAAAGTCAGGCACCGAGCCGCTGATCCGGGTGATGGTTGAAGGCAAAGATGCTGATTTAGTAAAAGAATCAGCACTGGCGATTGCTCAGGCCGTGAAAGACAACTGTTAA
- the folP gene encoding dihydropteroate synthase, whose product MILTSKEKSLDLSTPHTMGILNVTPDSFSDGGKFNQLDSALFRVEEMLAAGTTFIDIGGESTRPGAAEVSTDEELARVVPVIEAIRQRFDCWISVDTSKAQVMTESVRAGADLINDIRALQEPGALTAAAQAGVPICLMHMQGQPRTMQHQPHYEDLLRDVGGFLAGRIAACEQAGIPREQLLLDPGYGFGKTIEHNYQLLAHLDKFHQFGLPLLVGMSRKSMIFKLLDKKPAECLAGSLACAAIAAMKGAQIIRVHDAQETVDVLKVCQMTLAQE is encoded by the coding sequence ATGATCTTGACCAGTAAAGAGAAATCCCTTGATTTAAGTACCCCTCATACGATGGGGATCCTCAATGTGACACCAGACTCTTTCTCTGACGGCGGCAAGTTTAACCAGCTCGACAGCGCGCTGTTCCGGGTGGAGGAAATGCTGGCGGCAGGCACCACTTTCATTGATATTGGTGGCGAGTCGACCCGACCGGGTGCAGCTGAAGTTTCCACCGATGAAGAGTTGGCGCGGGTGGTACCGGTGATAGAAGCGATCCGGCAGCGCTTTGACTGCTGGATCTCAGTCGATACCAGCAAAGCCCAGGTGATGACGGAATCGGTCCGAGCCGGGGCTGATCTGATCAATGATATTCGTGCTCTGCAAGAGCCGGGGGCGCTGACCGCTGCGGCTCAGGCGGGGGTGCCGATTTGCTTGATGCATATGCAAGGGCAACCGCGTACAATGCAGCATCAGCCTCACTATGAAGATCTGCTCCGTGATGTGGGCGGTTTTCTGGCCGGGCGGATTGCGGCTTGCGAGCAAGCCGGGATACCGCGTGAGCAGCTGTTGCTGGATCCGGGCTACGGGTTTGGGAAAACGATAGAGCACAACTATCAGCTGCTGGCTCACCTGGATAAATTTCATCAGTTTGGTTTACCACTGCTGGTTGGTATGTCGCGTAAATCAATGATCTTTAAGTTACTTGATAAAAAACCTGCCGAATGTTTGGCCGGCAGCCTGGCCTGTGCGGCTATTGCTGCAATGAAAGGGGCGCAAATCATTCGTGTTCATGACGCACAAGAAACTGTTGATGTGCTGAAAGTGTGTCAGATGACACTGGCGCAGGAATAA
- the ftsH gene encoding ATP-dependent zinc metalloprotease FtsH gives MAKNLILWLVIAVVLMSVFQSFGPGDTAGRQVDYTTFVREIGQDQIREARFNDREITVFKRDNTRYVTYLPVLNDQKLLDDLINANVKVVGTPPEEPSLLASIFISWFPMLLLIGVWIFFMRQMQGGGGKGAMSFGKSKARMMSEDQIKTTFSDVAGCDEAKEDVKELVDYLRDPSRFQKLGGKIPTGVLMVGPPGTGKTLLAKAIAGEAKVPFFTISGSDFVEMFVGVGASRVRDMFEQAKKAAPCIIFIDEIDAVGRQRGAGVGGGHDEREQTLNQMLVEMDGFEGNEGIIVIAATNRPDVLDPALLRPGRFDRQVVVGLPDVRGREQILKVHMRKVPLDGDVKPALIARGTPGFSGADLANLVNEAALFAARGNKRTVSMVEFELAKDKIMMGAERKSMVMTHEQKESTAYHEAGHAIIGRLVPDHDPVYKVSIIPRGRALGVTMYLPEQDRVSHSREFLESMISSLYGGRLAEELIYGPAKVSTGASNDIERATDIARKMVTQWGFSEKLGPLLYAEDEGEVFLGRSVTQTKHMSDETARAIDTEVRAIIDRNYERAREILEQNMDIMHAMKDALMKYETIDAGQIDDLMERKAVIRAPKGWSDEGDTLNTDPAEEAKDEPAEQEPKAESESVQAPATENKEDDKPQA, from the coding sequence ATGGCAAAAAACTTGATTTTGTGGTTAGTGATCGCTGTGGTTCTGATGTCTGTCTTTCAGAGCTTCGGTCCGGGCGATACAGCTGGCCGTCAAGTCGACTATACAACCTTTGTCCGTGAAATCGGTCAGGATCAGATTAGGGAAGCACGATTCAATGATCGTGAAATCACCGTATTCAAACGTGATAACACGCGATACGTTACTTATCTGCCTGTCCTAAACGATCAAAAGCTACTAGACGACCTAATTAATGCGAATGTGAAAGTGGTTGGAACCCCACCGGAAGAGCCGAGCCTGCTGGCGTCGATCTTCATCTCCTGGTTCCCGATGCTGCTTCTCATTGGTGTGTGGATTTTCTTTATGCGTCAGATGCAGGGCGGCGGTGGCAAAGGTGCCATGTCGTTCGGTAAATCCAAAGCGCGCATGATGAGTGAAGACCAGATCAAAACTACCTTCAGCGACGTCGCGGGCTGTGATGAAGCCAAAGAAGATGTCAAAGAGCTGGTGGATTATCTGCGTGATCCGAGCCGTTTCCAGAAGCTGGGCGGTAAGATCCCGACCGGTGTCCTGATGGTGGGTCCACCGGGTACAGGTAAAACCCTGCTGGCTAAAGCGATTGCCGGCGAAGCGAAAGTCCCATTCTTTACCATTTCCGGTTCTGACTTCGTTGAAATGTTCGTCGGTGTGGGGGCATCCCGTGTCCGTGACATGTTCGAACAAGCGAAAAAAGCAGCGCCGTGTATCATCTTTATCGATGAGATCGATGCCGTCGGCCGTCAGCGTGGTGCTGGTGTCGGTGGTGGTCACGATGAGCGTGAGCAGACCCTGAACCAGATGCTGGTTGAAATGGATGGCTTTGAAGGCAACGAAGGGATCATCGTGATTGCTGCGACTAACCGTCCTGACGTGCTGGACCCGGCGCTGTTGCGTCCTGGTCGTTTCGACCGCCAGGTGGTGGTTGGCTTGCCGGATGTTCGCGGCCGTGAGCAAATTCTTAAAGTGCACATGCGCAAGGTGCCGCTCGATGGCGACGTGAAACCTGCTTTGATTGCACGGGGTACCCCGGGCTTCTCGGGTGCGGATCTGGCCAACCTGGTCAATGAGGCTGCCCTGTTTGCCGCGCGTGGCAATAAGCGTACGGTGTCTATGGTTGAGTTCGAGCTGGCCAAAGACAAGATCATGATGGGTGCCGAGCGTAAGTCGATGGTTATGACCCATGAGCAGAAAGAGTCGACGGCGTACCACGAAGCGGGCCACGCGATTATCGGCCGTCTGGTCCCGGATCATGATCCGGTGTACAAGGTCTCGATTATCCCGCGTGGTCGTGCGCTGGGTGTGACGATGTACCTGCCGGAGCAGGACCGCGTGAGCCATTCGCGTGAATTCCTCGAATCCATGATTTCCAGCCTGTACGGCGGCCGCTTGGCAGAAGAGCTGATTTACGGTCCGGCGAAAGTCTCTACCGGTGCGTCAAACGATATCGAGCGTGCCACCGATATCGCCCGTAAGATGGTGACTCAGTGGGGCTTCTCTGAGAAACTGGGGCCACTGCTATATGCAGAAGATGAAGGCGAAGTGTTCCTGGGCCGCTCTGTGACCCAGACCAAGCACATGTCTGATGAGACGGCGCGTGCGATTGACACCGAAGTTCGTGCGATTATTGACCGCAACTATGAGCGTGCCCGTGAAATCCTGGAGCAAAATATGGATATCATGCATGCGATGAAAGATGCGCTGATGAAGTACGAAACCATCGATGCCGGTCAAATTGACGATCTGATGGAGCGTAAAGCCGTGATCCGTGCGCCGAAAGGCTGGAGTGACGAGGGTGATACGTTAAATACCGATCCGGCGGAAGAGGCCAAAGATGAGCCTGCTGAGCAGGAGCCGAAGGCTGAAAGCGAAAGCGTTCAGGCGCCAGCGACGGAAAATAAGGAAGACGACAAGCCGCAAGCCTAG
- the rlmE gene encoding 23S rRNA (uridine(2552)-2'-O)-methyltransferase RlmE yields the protein MSKKKHSASSGRWLKEHFDDKYVQEAQKKGYRSRAIFKIEEIQHKDKLLKPGMTVVDLGAAPGGWSQYAAEIVGDEGQVIACDILPMDSLPGVSFLQGDFREEAVLDALLERIQPDMVDVVLSDMAPNMSGNLAADQPRAMYLVELALDMCRQVLAPNGSFAVKVFQGEGFDQYLAEVRRMFKVVKIRKPDSSRDRSREVYIVATGYKL from the coding sequence ATGAGTAAAAAAAAGCATTCGGCCAGTTCTGGCCGTTGGCTGAAAGAACACTTTGATGATAAGTATGTTCAGGAGGCTCAGAAGAAAGGCTATCGCTCGCGGGCGATTTTTAAAATTGAAGAAATCCAGCACAAAGACAAGCTGCTGAAGCCAGGCATGACCGTTGTCGATCTGGGTGCTGCGCCGGGGGGCTGGTCGCAGTATGCTGCGGAGATCGTCGGAGATGAAGGTCAGGTGATTGCCTGTGATATTCTGCCGATGGACTCTTTGCCGGGTGTCAGCTTCCTGCAAGGGGATTTTCGCGAGGAAGCGGTGCTTGACGCTCTGCTGGAGCGCATTCAGCCGGATATGGTCGATGTGGTCCTTTCGGATATGGCGCCGAACATGAGTGGCAATTTAGCGGCGGATCAACCTAGAGCAATGTATCTTGTTGAACTAGCATTAGATATGTGTAGACAGGTCCTTGCCCCGAACGGTAGCTTCGCGGTAAAAGTTTTCCAGGGAGAAGGCTTTGACCAATACCTTGCTGAAGTGCGGCGCATGTTTAAAGTGGTCAAAATCCGTAAACCGGATTCATCACGGGATCGCTCCCGTGAGGTTTATATTGTAGCTACAGGTTACAAACTGTAG